The Streptomyces sp. HSG2 genome has a segment encoding these proteins:
- a CDS encoding NADPH:quinone reductase, whose translation MRAAFITELGSPSVIRYGELPPPVPGPNDVLVDVEFTAVNHVDTFVRSGAWRTPLPFPFVIGRDLVGSVAAAGPGAPGFRPGDRVWCNSLGHAGRQGAAGEQVVVGVDRLYRLPEGADPVDAVASAHPAVTAHLALFAHGRLKAGETVAVLGAAGNVGGAITTMAVAAGARVIAVAASRDEEYVRSLGAHEFVNYRDDVAARIRSRAPGGVDLHVDTSGRNDLETAVDLLAGRGRLILLAGLLTRPVLPVGPLYLMDRSVHGFAISQADTTQLAEAARGVTGLLASGGLRPRATEVLPLRAAAEAHRRIEGGEVRGKLVLDVRH comes from the coding sequence ATGCGTGCTGCCTTCATCACCGAGCTGGGCTCACCGAGCGTCATTCGATACGGTGAGCTTCCCCCTCCCGTGCCCGGACCGAACGACGTACTCGTCGACGTCGAGTTCACCGCTGTCAACCATGTGGACACCTTCGTCCGCTCCGGGGCGTGGCGGACCCCGCTCCCCTTCCCCTTCGTCATCGGCCGCGATCTGGTCGGCAGTGTCGCGGCAGCGGGGCCCGGTGCTCCCGGCTTTCGTCCGGGCGACCGGGTGTGGTGCAACAGTCTGGGCCACGCCGGCCGTCAAGGCGCCGCCGGGGAGCAAGTGGTGGTGGGCGTCGACCGGCTCTACCGACTGCCGGAGGGGGCGGACCCGGTGGACGCCGTGGCATCGGCGCACCCGGCGGTCACCGCACACTTGGCTCTCTTCGCCCACGGCCGGTTGAAGGCGGGCGAGACGGTGGCCGTCCTCGGCGCCGCCGGGAACGTCGGAGGGGCGATCACGACGATGGCCGTCGCGGCGGGGGCACGAGTGATCGCGGTCGCGGCCTCTCGGGACGAGGAGTACGTCCGCTCCCTCGGGGCCCACGAGTTCGTGAACTACCGCGACGACGTGGCTGCCCGGATTCGGTCCCGTGCACCGGGCGGGGTGGATCTCCACGTGGACACCTCAGGACGCAACGATCTGGAGACCGCCGTCGACCTCTTGGCCGGTCGCGGCCGGCTGATTCTGTTGGCGGGGCTCCTGACGCGTCCCGTCCTGCCGGTGGGACCGCTCTACCTGATGGATCGTTCCGTCCACGGCTTCGCCATCTCGCAGGCGGACACCACGCAACTGGCCGAGGCCGCGCGGGGCGTCACGGGATTGCTCGCCTCCGGGGGCCTGCGCCCCCGCGCCACGGAGGTGTTGCCGTTGCGCGCGGCGGCCGAGGCCCATCGCCGAATCGAAGGCGGAGAGGTGCGAGGAAAGCTCGTTCTCGACGTGCGTCACTGA
- a CDS encoding SRPBCC family protein gives MDNEASIIDSSPLFDLRSRIRVRATPREVYAVVSDLTRSGEWSPECRGGEWVSGSPSTVGAVFRGENLRGEEVVGWAPLVRGTWHTEARVVAADPGRTFRWMMLTHARDAQESVWGFDIEESESDTSWLIHHFRMGKATAGIHKIVEDLDEESRKRFVSDWTAKLEQDLDDTLRRVKTVVESS, from the coding sequence ATGGACAACGAAGCATCGATCATCGACAGTTCCCCCCTCTTCGATCTCCGCTCCCGTATTCGGGTCCGGGCCACTCCGAGGGAAGTCTACGCGGTCGTCAGTGATCTGACGCGGAGCGGTGAGTGGAGTCCGGAATGCCGCGGGGGCGAGTGGGTCAGCGGCTCTCCTTCGACCGTGGGCGCGGTCTTCCGGGGCGAGAACCTTCGAGGTGAGGAGGTCGTCGGCTGGGCGCCACTGGTCCGCGGCACCTGGCACACGGAGGCCCGCGTGGTCGCCGCGGACCCAGGCAGGACCTTCCGCTGGATGATGCTCACCCATGCCCGCGACGCGCAGGAGTCCGTCTGGGGATTCGACATCGAGGAATCGGAATCCGACACCTCGTGGCTGATCCACCACTTCCGCATGGGGAAGGCGACCGCGGGAATACACAAGATCGTCGAAGATCTCGACGAAGAGTCCCGCAAACGGTTCGTGAGCGACTGGACAGCGAAACTGGAACAGGATCTCGACGACACCCTCCGTCGTGTCAAGACCGTCGTCGAGAGTAGCTGA
- a CDS encoding isopenicillin N synthase family oxygenase — protein MLMEIPLGHRGDRNHVREALRLGAFLVRSTLPQPLLDEAQAFLDCFFDLPPSDKADCRVPGAAGRSGYTRPALPTAGESPPGARSEMFHWSTSLPSGHPLREGFPDRYPVLHFPDHLVPGIGSALRELHGRMLRVQREALGAVAHALGAPPGHFDGMLRVGPVVSEAVRTIRGGVVPLASPPGPGASRRREVEVAALRPRPVGIEFLSDRRWTTVDAPEGYALFSVGVELERLTGGIARSTSHRAIEEPADRGARPSLAQFCHPPPWAEPPASHAVPQGSRWADWPGFRS, from the coding sequence ATGTTGATGGAGATTCCCCTGGGCCACCGCGGCGACCGGAACCACGTGCGGGAGGCCCTGAGACTCGGAGCGTTCCTCGTCCGGAGCACCCTGCCGCAACCACTGCTCGACGAGGCGCAGGCATTTCTCGACTGCTTCTTCGACCTCCCGCCGTCGGACAAGGCGGACTGCCGTGTGCCGGGCGCCGCCGGCCGCTCCGGCTACACCCGCCCAGCCCTTCCGACGGCGGGCGAGAGCCCGCCGGGGGCTCGATCCGAGATGTTCCACTGGAGCACGAGCCTTCCCTCAGGACACCCCCTGAGGGAAGGGTTCCCGGACCGCTACCCGGTCCTCCACTTTCCCGACCACCTGGTGCCCGGCATCGGCTCGGCTCTGCGCGAGTTGCACGGACGCATGCTCCGAGTCCAGCGCGAAGCCCTCGGCGCGGTCGCCCACGCGCTCGGCGCGCCCCCGGGACACTTCGACGGCATGTTGCGTGTGGGACCTGTCGTCAGCGAGGCCGTGCGCACCATCCGGGGAGGGGTTGTGCCCCTCGCGAGTCCCCCGGGGCCCGGTGCTTCGCGCCGCCGAGAAGTCGAGGTCGCGGCTCTGCGCCCCAGACCGGTCGGAATCGAGTTCCTCTCGGATCGGCGATGGACCACCGTCGACGCTCCGGAGGGCTACGCGCTGTTCAGCGTCGGCGTCGAACTCGAACGTCTCACGGGCGGCATCGCCAGGTCGACGTCCCACCGAGCGATCGAGGAACCGGCAGACCGCGGCGCCCGCCCGAGCCTGGCACAGTTCTGCCACCCGCCTCCCTGGGCGGAGCCGCCCGCCTCCCACGCCGTCCCGCAAGGCAGCCGGTGGGCCGACTGGCCCGGGTTCCGCAGTTGA
- a CDS encoding IS3 family transposase (programmed frameshift), protein MVMKHYPPEFKADAVALYESRPGATIKSVAADLGVNPETLRNWIRAAGAARPRGRRPEGPAVPESSLQAELAAARKKIRELEEERELLRKAAKYFAGGDALVNRFQFVCDHQRRYGVKRLCQVLGIARSSFYYWRRTAPDRAARRAADAQLAARIQTVHRESDGTYGVPRITAELREDGERVNHKRVARLMRTAGIAGTRLRRRHRTTVPDPAAAKAPDLIGRDFTATEPNTRYAGDITYLPLEGGKFLYLATVIDLASRRLAGWALADHMRTELVTDALDAAIRTRGSLAGAVMHSDHGAQYTSRAFAHACAKAGVRQSMSAVGSSADNALAESFNATFKRETLQGRKSWSSEREARLDAFRWLNRYNTRRRHSRLGQRSPIAYETALAATSTTLAQAA, encoded by the exons GTGGTCATGAAGCACTACCCGCCTGAGTTCAAGGCGGACGCGGTCGCGCTGTACGAGTCGCGGCCCGGGGCGACGATCAAGTCGGTCGCCGCTGATCTGGGGGTCAACCCGGAGACGCTGAGGAACTGGATCCGGGCGGCCGGTGCCGCCCGTCCCCGTGGCCGCCGCCCGGAGGGTCCGGCGGTGCCGGAGTCTTCGCTTCAGGCAGAGCTCGCCGCCGCGCGGAAGAAGATCCGCGAGCTGGAGGAGGAACGCGAGCTCCTGCGGAAGGCCGCGAAGTATTTCGCCGGGG GAGACGCGCTGGTGAACCGCTTCCAGTTCGTCTGCGACCACCAGCGCCGATACGGCGTGAAGCGGTTGTGCCAGGTCCTGGGCATCGCCCGCTCCAGCTTCTACTACTGGCGCCGGACCGCACCGGACCGGGCGGCCCGCCGGGCGGCCGACGCCCAGCTCGCCGCACGGATCCAAACCGTCCACCGGGAGTCGGACGGCACCTACGGTGTCCCCAGGATCACCGCCGAGCTCCGCGAGGACGGTGAGCGCGTCAACCACAAGCGCGTCGCCCGCCTCATGCGCACTGCCGGTATCGCCGGGACGCGCCTGCGCCGCAGACACCGCACCACGGTCCCGGACCCGGCCGCCGCGAAGGCGCCCGACCTGATCGGCCGGGACTTCACCGCCACGGAGCCGAACACCAGGTATGCCGGCGATATTACGTATCTCCCGCTGGAAGGTGGGAAGTTCCTCTATCTCGCCACGGTCATCGACCTCGCCTCGCGCCGCCTGGCCGGATGGGCGCTGGCCGATCACATGCGGACCGAGCTCGTCACCGATGCCCTGGACGCGGCGATACGGACCCGCGGCAGCCTCGCGGGGGCCGTCATGCACAGCGACCACGGGGCGCAATACACCAGTCGGGCCTTCGCCCACGCCTGCGCGAAGGCCGGTGTCCGCCAGTCCATGAGCGCGGTCGGCAGCTCGGCGGACAACGCGCTGGCCGAGTCCTTCAACGCGACGTTCAAGCGGGAAACCCTCCAAGGCCGCAAGAGCTGGTCCAGCGAGCGCGAAGCCCGGCTCGACGCCTTCCGATGGCTGAACCGCTACAACACCCGACGCCGCCACTCACGACTCGGACAACGCAGCCCGATCGCCTACGAGACGGCACTCGCCGCAACATCAACTACGCTGGCTCAAGCCGCATAG